A window of Mangifera indica cultivar Alphonso chromosome 11, CATAS_Mindica_2.1, whole genome shotgun sequence contains these coding sequences:
- the LOC123228735 gene encoding GDSL esterase/lipase At1g71691-like, whose amino-acid sequence MTKDDEASSFVCSSRSERQRVILRRPLQSNASTVGGLIIIITSFVLIDVLCIYSAVELGLPLIPAYSEASGDQVLHGVNYASAAAGILDITGRNFVGRIPFSQQIRNFQNTLDQITGNLGATDLSKAIARSIFFVGMGSNDYLNNYLMPNYNTKNEYNAQQYADLLVEQYTRLYNLDARKFVLAVLGRMGCMPSILAQNQLDTCSEEVNQLVLPFNSNVKMMINNLNANLPGSKFIYIDITRMFEDLLVNYRSYGFSVIDRGCCEIGRNRGQITCLPFQTPCPNRDQYVFWDAFHPTEAVNILFGKKAFSGDLSNVYPMNIQQLANLDIGPN is encoded by the exons ATGACGAAGGAtgatgaagcgtcgtccttcgtctgttcttcccgATCTGAACGACAaagggtcatccttcgtcgtcctttgcaGTCGAATGCGTCGACCGTCGGTG gattaattataataataacctcatttgttttaattgatgtGTTATGCATTTATTCAGCTGTGGAGCTGGGGCTTCCCTTGATCCCTGCATACTCTGAAGCTTCTGGAGATCAAGTTCTTCATGGAGTCAACTATGCTTCTGCCGCCGCGGGCATCCTTGACATCACCGGAAGAAACTTT GTGGGCCGTATACCGTTTAGTCAACAAATAAGGAACTTCCAAAATACTCTGGATCAAATTACTGGTAATCTTGGGGCAACTGATTTGTCCAAGGCTATCGCAAGATCTATATTCTTTGTAGGGATGGGGAGCAATGACTACTTGAACAACTATCTCATGCCAAATTACAATACCAAGAATGAATATAATGCTCAACAATATGCTGATCTTTTGGTTGAACAATACACCCG CCTGTACAATCTGGACGCTCGGAAATTTGTACTGGCTGTATTAGGAAGAATGGGCTGCATGCCAAGCATCTTGGCTCAAAACCAGCTTGATACCTGCTCAGAAGAAGTTAACCAGCTTGTTTTACCTTTCAATTCAAATGTGAAGATGATGATCAACAATCTTAATGCCAATCTTCCAGGTTCAAAATTCATTTACATCGATATCACTAGAATGTTTGAAGATCTGTTAGTCAACTACAGATCCTATG GGTTTAGTGTTATAGATCGAGGATGTTGTGAGATCGGGCGAAACAGAGGACAAATTACGTGTCTTCCATTCCAAACACCATGTCCAAACAGAGATCAGTATGTGTTTTGGGATGCATTTCATCCAACAGAAGCTGTCAACATTTTATTTGGAAAGAAGGCCTTCTCGGGCGACTTAAGCAACGTTTATCCCATGAACATACAGCAACTTGCCAATCTTGACATTGGACccaattaa
- the LOC123228736 gene encoding pentatricopeptide repeat-containing protein At1g12300, mitochondrial-like — protein sequence MIHMHPTPAMSSFSILFSALVKKKHFYQLLVMYTRFISAGLLPDFFILNILIDCLSKMARDSDGFVVLGSIFRRGFYPNALTFSNLINGLCMAGKIKKAIEFFRNMVSVGCRPDVVTVGTLITGLCRTGNVAVALQLFEEMNNGNGEFGVICKPNTVCYTTIIDGLCKYGLVGKAKKLFSEMKTKGINPDVITYATLIYGLCNTSNWEEAKTLFIEMLEEGVKPNVVTFNVVIDKFCIDGKMDEANGLFQLMINRGVCPDTITYNRFLSGFCLAGQIDDARRLFDSMASVGCKPDVFS from the coding sequence atgattcatatgCACCCAACTCCTGCTATGTCTTCCTTCagtattttgttttctgcacttgttaagaaaaaacatttttatcaaCTTCTTGTGATGTACACGAGATTCATTTCAGCTGGGTTGTTGCcggatttctttattttgaatattttaattgattgcttAAGCAAAATGGCACGCGATTCTGATGGTTTTGTAGTTCTTGGGAGTATTTTTAGGAGGGGTTTTTACCCAAACGCTTTGACTTTTAGCAATCTGATTAATGGTCTTTGTATGGCGGGCAAGATTAAGAAGGccattgaattttttaggaATATGGTTTCGGTTGGTTGTAGACCGGATGTGGTTACAGTTGGGACTTTGATTACTGGGTTGTGTAGAACTGGTAATGTCGCTGTTGCCCTtcagttgtttgaagaaatgaataacGGGAATGGTGAATTTGGTGTCATTTGTAAGCCTAATACTGTTTGCTATACTACAATTATTGATGGTCTCTGCAAATATGGGTTAGTAGGCAAGGCAAAGAAACTGTTTTCAGAAATGAAGACCAAGGGCATTAATCCAGACGTGATTACTTACGCCACTCTGATTTATGGTTTGTGTAATACATCTAATTGGGAGGAGGCTAAAACTTTGTTTATAGAGATGTTGGAGGAAGGTGTAAAACCTAACGTGGTGACATTTAACGTGGTAATTGATAAGTTTTGTATCGATGGAAAGATGGACGAAGCCAATGGGTTGTTCCAACTGATGATTAATAGAGGTGTTTGTCCCGACACAATAACTTATAACAGATTTTTGAGTGGTTTTTGCTTGGCAGGTCAAATTGATGATGCTAGAAGGCTATTTGATTCCATGGCAAGTGTGGGGTGTAAGCCTGATGTTTTTAGCTAA
- the LOC123228737 gene encoding pentatricopeptide repeat-containing protein At1g62930, chloroplastic-like has translation MTSEGVRPNVVAYNTLLSGFFMNGNVRHGKKLFGKMQLSNLPPDLYTYSILIDGYCKNGCVLEAVELFHTLINQNIQPDITTFNCLINGLCKTGRLNIAWEMFNRLHSNGFVPDVITYNIIMHGFCTEGKLEMAGKFFSDMEQNGVAPDLVTFNTLMSGFLQNNETLKVVELLHKMKERNVKPDASTGSIILDLLGKHEDYHEENTDKDARKVVDGLAPTATDQNDAIEKWKLYFFGEMNPLYEVSSKKLVVADAKLNFDDGAAFLVEGNISCDPSLEGP, from the exons ATGACTTCAGAGGGAGTTAGGCCAAATGTTGTTGCTTATAATACCTTGCTATCTGGGTTTTTTATGAACGGTAATGTCAGACATGGAAAAAAGCTATTTGGTAAGATGCAACTTAGTAATTTGCCTCCCGACTTATATACGTATAGTATTCTTATTGATGGTTATTGCAAAAATGGTTGTGTTTTGGAGGCTGTTGAACTGTTCCATactttaataaatcaaaacattcAACCTGACATCACAACTTTCAATTGTCTCATTAATGGGTTGTGCAAAACAGGGAGACTCAATATTGCTTGGGAAATGTTCAACAGATTACATAGTAATGGCTTTGTTCCAGATGTtattacatataacattataatgCATGGATTTTGTACGGAAGGAAAGTTAGAAATGGCAGGTAAATTTTTCTCagatatggagcaaaatggtgtTGCGCCAGATTTGGTCACTTTCAATACGCTTATGTCTGGTTTCTTGCAGAATAATGAGACTTTAAAAGTGGTGGAacttcttcacaaaatgaaagagagaaatgtgaaaCCAGATGCATCCACAGGTTCAATAATATTAGATTTACTGGGAAAGCATGAAGATTATCATGAA gaAAATACTGACAAAGATGCTCGTAAGGTTGTAGATGGTTTAGCACCTACGGCCACTGATCAAAATGATGCTATTGAGAAATG GAAACTTTATTTCTTTGGAGAGATGAATCCCCTTTATGAAGTCTCTAGTAAAAAGTTGGTGGTAGCTGATGCTAAGTTGAACTTCGATGATGGTGCTGCCTTCCTGGTAGAAGGGAATATCTCTTGTGATCCATCACTAGAGGGTCCTTGA